The Cupriavidus nantongensis genome has a segment encoding these proteins:
- the hpnA gene encoding hopanoid-associated sugar epimerase: MSKNDDVLVTGAAGFLGSAVARQALARGWRVRVLVRPHSPRTNLAGLPLTVVQGDMRDAAAVAAALQGVRYLFHVAADYRLWARDPEDIVRTNVDGTLAVMEAAQRAGVERVVYTSSVATLRVAGAQAPVDETAAMRPHEAIGAYKRSKVLAERVVEQRIAEHGLPAVIVNPSTPIGPRDVRPTPTGRIIVEAATGKIPAFVDTGLNLAHVDDVANGHLLALERGRTGERYILGGQDVMLQQMLRDIAQLCGRRPPTLQLPRWPLYPLAYGAEAAARLTGKEPFLTVDGLNMSRYRMFFTSDKARKELGYQPRPYQEGLRDALAWFRAHGYLGHR; this comes from the coding sequence ATGAGCAAAAACGATGACGTGCTGGTGACCGGTGCAGCGGGTTTCCTGGGATCCGCGGTGGCACGCCAGGCGCTGGCGCGCGGCTGGCGTGTGCGCGTGCTGGTGCGCCCGCACAGCCCCCGCACCAATCTTGCCGGGCTGCCGCTGACCGTGGTCCAGGGCGACATGCGGGATGCCGCCGCGGTGGCCGCGGCGCTGCAGGGCGTGCGCTACCTGTTCCATGTCGCCGCCGACTACCGGCTGTGGGCGCGCGATCCGGAAGACATCGTGCGCACCAATGTCGACGGCACGCTGGCGGTGATGGAGGCCGCGCAGCGGGCCGGCGTCGAGCGCGTGGTCTATACCAGCAGCGTGGCGACGCTGCGCGTCGCCGGCGCGCAGGCACCGGTGGACGAAACCGCAGCGATGCGCCCGCATGAGGCCATCGGCGCGTACAAGCGCAGCAAGGTGCTGGCCGAGCGCGTGGTCGAGCAACGTATCGCCGAACATGGCCTGCCGGCGGTGATCGTCAACCCGTCCACCCCGATCGGCCCGCGCGACGTGCGGCCCACGCCGACCGGCCGCATTATCGTCGAGGCCGCCACCGGCAAGATCCCGGCCTTTGTCGATACCGGGCTGAACCTGGCCCATGTCGACGACGTGGCCAACGGGCATCTGCTGGCGCTTGAGCGCGGCCGCACCGGCGAGCGCTACATCCTGGGCGGACAGGACGTGATGCTGCAGCAGATGCTGCGCGATATCGCCCAGCTGTGCGGCCGGCGCCCGCCGACCCTGCAGCTGCCGCGCTGGCCGCTGTATCCGCTGGCCTACGGCGCGGAAGCGGCGGCGCGGCTGACCGGGAAGGAGCCGTTCCTGACTGTCGATGGACTCAATATGTCCCGCTACCGGATGTTCTTTACGTCAGACAAGGCGCGCAAGGAACTGGGGTATCAGCCGCGCCCGTACCAGGAGGGGCTGCGCGACGCGCTGGCATGGTTTCGCGCGCACGGATACCTGGGCCACCGCTGA
- the ispH gene encoding 4-hydroxy-3-methylbut-2-enyl diphosphate reductase, with translation MQVILAQPRGFCAGVVRAIEIVDRALVKHGAPVFVRHEIVHNKHVVQGLKDKGARFVEELDEVPAGAVTIFSAHGVSREVVADARQRQLHAIDATCPLVIKVHTQGRQYAASGRTVILIGHAGHPEVEGTMGQIPGKVILVQNEADVGKLDLPDDTPVAYVTQTTLSVDDTRNIIAALGRRFSNLVGPDTRDICYATQNRQSAVRDLCKLADVILVIGATNSSNSNRLREIGTESGVPSYLIAEGSELDPAWVRDANVVGITAGASAPEAMVEDVIAALRRLGPIEVSTMAGREEHAEFRLPAELADVKPPENIAG, from the coding sequence ATGCAGGTGATTCTTGCTCAGCCCCGGGGCTTCTGTGCCGGCGTGGTGCGCGCGATCGAGATCGTCGACCGCGCCCTCGTGAAGCACGGTGCGCCGGTGTTCGTGCGGCATGAGATCGTGCATAACAAGCACGTGGTACAGGGACTGAAGGACAAGGGCGCGCGTTTCGTCGAGGAACTCGACGAAGTGCCGGCCGGCGCGGTGACCATCTTCAGCGCGCACGGGGTCTCGCGCGAGGTCGTCGCCGATGCCCGCCAGCGCCAGCTGCATGCCATTGACGCCACCTGCCCGCTGGTGATCAAGGTCCACACCCAGGGCCGCCAGTACGCCGCCAGCGGCCGCACCGTGATCCTGATCGGCCATGCCGGCCACCCCGAGGTCGAAGGCACCATGGGCCAGATCCCCGGCAAGGTGATCCTGGTGCAGAACGAGGCCGACGTCGGCAAGCTCGACCTGCCCGACGACACTCCGGTCGCCTACGTCACCCAGACCACGCTGAGCGTGGACGACACCCGCAACATCATCGCCGCGCTCGGACGGCGCTTCAGCAACCTGGTCGGCCCTGACACGCGCGATATCTGCTATGCCACGCAAAACCGCCAGAGCGCGGTGCGCGACCTGTGCAAGCTGGCCGACGTGATCCTGGTGATCGGCGCGACCAACAGTTCCAACTCCAACCGCCTGCGCGAGATCGGCACCGAAAGCGGCGTGCCCAGCTACCTGATCGCCGAGGGCAGCGAGCTCGACCCAGCCTGGGTGCGCGACGCCAACGTGGTCGGCATCACCGCCGGCGCCTCGGCCCCCGAGGCCATGGTCGAAGACGTGATCGCGGCGCTGCGCCGGCTGGGTCCGATCGAGGTCAGCACCATGGCCGGGCGCGAAGAGCATGCCGAGTTCCGGCTGCCGGCCGAGCTGGCCGACGTGAAGCCGCCGGAGAACATTGCAGGCTGA
- the hpnK gene encoding hopanoid biosynthesis-associated protein HpnK — protein sequence MIVTADDFGLHPAVNEAVELAHRNGVLNAASLMVGAPAVADAVARARRLPALRVGLHVVLADGPATLPRARIPALVDAHGRFGSAMARDGCRFFFLPAVRRQLAAEIRAQFEAFAATGLALDHVNTHKHFHLHPTVLSLILSIGREYGLRAMRLPREAGAPWLLRPWLALLRRRLDRAGIAHNDYVVGIARSGQMDEAALLQALAQLPAGVGEIYLHPAVVSGAAIAPSMHDYRHADELAALLSPRVRAALERAAHRRGGFADVLGSGTLC from the coding sequence CTGATCGTCACCGCCGACGACTTCGGGCTGCACCCCGCCGTCAACGAGGCGGTGGAACTGGCTCATCGCAACGGCGTGCTCAACGCCGCCAGCCTGATGGTGGGCGCGCCCGCGGTGGCGGATGCGGTGGCACGCGCGCGCCGGCTGCCGGCGTTGCGCGTGGGCCTGCACGTGGTGCTGGCCGATGGCCCGGCCACGCTGCCACGCGCGCGCATCCCGGCGCTGGTCGATGCGCACGGCCGCTTCGGCTCGGCCATGGCGCGGGACGGCTGCCGCTTCTTCTTCCTGCCCGCGGTGCGCCGCCAGCTTGCCGCGGAAATCCGCGCGCAGTTCGAGGCCTTCGCCGCCACCGGCCTGGCGCTGGACCACGTCAATACGCACAAGCATTTCCACCTGCATCCGACCGTGCTGTCGCTGATCCTGTCGATCGGGCGCGAGTACGGACTGCGCGCGATGCGGCTGCCGCGCGAGGCGGGCGCGCCCTGGCTGCTGCGCCCGTGGCTGGCGTTGCTGCGCCGCCGGCTGGATCGCGCCGGCATTGCGCACAACGACTACGTGGTCGGCATCGCGCGCAGCGGCCAGATGGACGAGGCCGCGCTGCTGCAGGCGCTGGCGCAACTGCCCGCGGGCGTGGGCGAGATCTACCTGCATCCGGCGGTGGTGTCCGGCGCGGCCATCGCCCCGTCGATGCACGACTACCGCCACGCCGACGAGCTCGCCGCGCTGCTGTCGCCGCGCGTGCGCGCCGCGCTGGAGCGCGCGGCCCACCGGCGCGGCGGCTTTGCCGATGTGCTCGGCAGCGGGACGCTCTGCTGA
- the hpnJ gene encoding hopanoid biosynthesis associated radical SAM protein HpnJ: MKKTLFLQAPSFDGFDGGAGSRYQAKREIKSFWYPTWLAQPAALVPGSRVLDAPADGLTVQQTLEIAADYELVIIHTSTPSFPTDAKFAEALKQRHPGVMIGMVGAKPAVDPGGTLGASDAIDFVCREEFDYTCQDVAAGKPLKDILGLSYRLPDGSLEHNGQRPMIEDMDELPFVAPVYQRDLKIENYFIGYLKHPYVSIYTGRGCRSRCTFCLWPQTVGGHRYRTRSAASVIAEVKWIKENMPEVKEIMFDDDTFTDFKPRVEEIARGLGQLGVTWSCNAKANVPYSTLKIMKENGLRLLLVGYESGDDQILLNIKKGLRTDIARRFTEDCRKLGIQIHGTFILGLPGETRETIEKTIEYAKEINPHTIQVSLAAPYPGTTLYRQAVENGWLEENKVINLVNDQGVQLAAISYPHLSKEDIYHGVETFYKRFYFRPGKIWEIVREMLGSWDMMKRRLREGVEFFRFLRSHEA; the protein is encoded by the coding sequence ATGAAAAAAACCCTGTTCCTGCAGGCCCCGTCGTTCGACGGCTTCGATGGCGGCGCCGGGTCGCGCTACCAGGCCAAGCGAGAGATCAAGTCGTTCTGGTATCCCACCTGGCTGGCGCAGCCCGCCGCGCTGGTGCCCGGCAGCCGCGTGCTCGATGCCCCGGCCGACGGCCTGACGGTGCAGCAGACGCTGGAGATCGCCGCGGACTATGAGCTGGTGATCATCCACACCAGCACGCCGTCGTTCCCCACCGACGCGAAATTTGCCGAGGCACTGAAGCAGCGCCATCCCGGCGTGATGATCGGCATGGTCGGCGCCAAGCCCGCGGTCGATCCCGGCGGCACGCTGGGCGCGAGCGACGCCATCGACTTCGTCTGCCGCGAGGAGTTCGACTACACCTGCCAGGACGTGGCCGCGGGCAAGCCGCTCAAGGACATCCTGGGACTCAGCTATCGCCTGCCGGACGGCTCGCTCGAGCACAACGGCCAGCGCCCGATGATCGAGGACATGGACGAGCTGCCGTTCGTCGCGCCGGTCTACCAGCGCGACCTCAAGATCGAGAACTACTTCATCGGCTACCTGAAGCATCCCTACGTGTCGATCTACACCGGCCGCGGCTGCCGTTCGCGATGCACCTTCTGCCTGTGGCCGCAGACCGTGGGCGGGCACCGCTACCGCACGCGCTCGGCCGCCAGCGTGATCGCCGAGGTGAAATGGATCAAGGAGAACATGCCCGAGGTCAAGGAGATCATGTTCGACGACGACACCTTCACCGACTTCAAGCCGCGCGTCGAAGAGATCGCGCGCGGGCTGGGCCAGCTGGGCGTGACGTGGTCGTGCAACGCCAAGGCCAACGTCCCGTACAGCACGCTCAAGATCATGAAGGAGAACGGGCTGCGCCTGCTGCTGGTGGGCTACGAGTCCGGCGACGACCAGATCCTGCTGAACATCAAGAAAGGCCTGCGCACCGACATCGCGCGCCGCTTCACCGAAGACTGCCGCAAGCTCGGCATCCAGATCCACGGCACCTTCATCCTGGGCCTGCCGGGCGAGACCCGCGAGACCATCGAGAAGACCATCGAGTACGCCAAGGAAATCAACCCGCACACCATCCAGGTCTCGCTGGCCGCGCCCTACCCCGGCACCACGCTGTACCGCCAGGCGGTGGAGAACGGCTGGCTCGAGGAGAACAAGGTCATCAACCTGGTCAACGACCAGGGCGTGCAGCTGGCGGCGATCAGCTACCCGCACTTGTCGAAGGAGGACATCTACCACGGCGTCGAGACCTTCTACAAGCGCTTCTACTTCCGCCCCGGCAAGATCTGGGAGATCGTGCGCGAGATGCTCGGCAGCTGGGACATGATGAAGCGGCGCCTGCGCGAAGGCGTGGAGTTCTTCCGCTTCCTGCGCTCGCACGAGGCCTGA
- the hpnI gene encoding bacteriohopanetetrol glucosamine biosynthesis glycosyltransferase HpnI, with translation MAAGLAAILPGAALVCVAAGYALAAAWLSRRKPTQGSAMAATPVSVLKPLCGAEPRLYANLATFCRQRHPCFQLVFGVRAADDPAIAVVERLRRDFPACDIALVIDPRVHGSNLKVSNLINLFRAARHDALVIADSDVAVAPDYLARVTAPLADAGVGVVTCLYRGHAVGGFWPRLGAQFIDDWFAPAVRIAHAGGSRRFAFGATIALRRDALAAIGGFEALRDRLADDFWLGELTRRLGLRTVLSEVVVTTDITEDGCALLWRRELRWLRTIRSLNPAGFGFTFITFTWPMLALGAWLAPLPLVLAVSAVGMIARSVLAGGVAAAIRAPLRDALLLAGWFFALTGRRVQWREQVLSVRDRQHSGQAPALSPAPLPQAGEGRKPNTQPFTGIHTKRPL, from the coding sequence ATGGCAGCCGGACTTGCCGCCATCCTGCCCGGCGCAGCGCTGGTCTGCGTGGCGGCCGGCTATGCGCTGGCCGCGGCCTGGCTGTCGCGGCGCAAGCCCACGCAGGGCAGCGCCATGGCCGCCACGCCGGTCAGCGTGCTCAAGCCGCTGTGCGGCGCAGAACCGCGGCTTTATGCCAACCTGGCGACCTTCTGCCGGCAGCGGCATCCTTGCTTTCAACTGGTGTTCGGCGTGCGCGCCGCCGACGATCCCGCCATCGCGGTGGTGGAGCGGTTGCGGCGCGACTTCCCGGCCTGCGACATCGCACTGGTGATCGATCCGCGGGTGCATGGCAGCAACCTCAAGGTCAGCAACCTGATCAACCTGTTCCGGGCGGCACGCCACGATGCGCTGGTCATTGCCGACAGCGACGTCGCGGTGGCGCCGGACTACCTCGCGCGCGTGACCGCGCCGCTGGCAGACGCCGGCGTCGGCGTGGTCACCTGCCTGTACCGCGGCCATGCCGTCGGCGGCTTCTGGCCGCGCCTGGGCGCGCAGTTCATCGACGACTGGTTCGCGCCCGCGGTGCGCATCGCGCACGCGGGCGGCTCGCGGCGCTTTGCCTTTGGCGCGACCATCGCGCTGCGCCGCGATGCGCTGGCGGCCATCGGCGGCTTCGAAGCCTTGCGCGACCGGCTGGCGGATGATTTCTGGCTGGGCGAACTGACGCGGCGGCTGGGCTTGCGTACGGTGTTGTCGGAGGTGGTGGTGACGACCGATATCACCGAAGACGGTTGCGCCTTGCTGTGGCGACGTGAGCTGCGCTGGCTGCGGACCATCCGCTCGCTGAATCCGGCGGGCTTTGGCTTTACCTTCATCACCTTCACCTGGCCCATGCTTGCGCTCGGTGCGTGGCTGGCGCCGCTGCCGCTGGTGCTGGCGGTGTCGGCCGTCGGCATGATCGCGCGCAGCGTGCTGGCGGGCGGCGTTGCCGCGGCAATCCGGGCGCCGTTGCGCGATGCGTTGTTGCTGGCTGGCTGGTTCTTCGCTTTGACAGGGCGACGCGTGCAATGGCGCGAGCAGGTGCTTTCGGTACGTGACCGGCAGCACTCCGGTCAAGCGCCGGCCCTCTCCCCCGCCCCTCTCCCGCAGGCGGGAGAGGGGAGAAAACCCAACACCCAACCATTCACCGGCATCCATACCAAGAGGCCGCTATGA
- the hpnH gene encoding adenosyl-hopene transferase HpnH — protein MAIPLLQVARVGAYIVGKHLSRQKRYPLALMLEPLFRCNLACSGCGKIDYPDPILNQRLSVQECLDAVDECGAPVVSIAGGEPLLHKDMPQIVQGIIRRRKFVYLCTNALLMEKKLDQYQPSPYFIWSVHLDGDREMHDRSVCQQGVYDRCVEAIRAAKARGFRVNINCTLFNDAQPERVARFFDSVKALGVDGITVSPGYAYERAPDQQHFLNRGKTRQLFRDILSRGRAGKNWAFSQSTLFLDFLAGNQTYHCTPWGNPARTVFGWQRPCYLVGEGYAATFRELMDETDWDAYGTGNYEKCADCMVHSGYEATAVADTFAHPLKALGVSLRGVRTSGPMAPDIALDRQRPAEYVFSRHVEIKLEEIQRSRPSANRPRRAEASASAATH, from the coding sequence GTGGCCATTCCGCTCCTGCAGGTTGCCCGCGTGGGCGCCTATATCGTCGGCAAGCACCTGTCGCGGCAAAAGCGCTATCCGCTTGCGCTGATGCTCGAACCGCTGTTCCGCTGCAATCTGGCGTGCTCGGGCTGCGGCAAGATCGACTACCCGGATCCCATCCTGAACCAGCGCCTGTCGGTGCAGGAATGCCTGGACGCGGTGGACGAGTGCGGCGCCCCGGTGGTGTCGATTGCCGGCGGCGAGCCGCTGCTGCACAAGGACATGCCGCAGATCGTGCAAGGCATCATCCGGCGGCGCAAGTTCGTCTACCTGTGCACCAATGCGCTGCTGATGGAAAAGAAGCTGGACCAGTACCAGCCCAGCCCGTATTTCATCTGGTCGGTGCACCTGGACGGCGACCGCGAGATGCACGACCGCTCGGTGTGCCAGCAAGGCGTGTACGACCGCTGCGTCGAGGCGATCCGCGCGGCCAAGGCGCGCGGCTTCCGCGTCAATATCAACTGCACGCTGTTCAACGACGCGCAGCCCGAGCGCGTGGCCAGGTTCTTCGATTCGGTCAAGGCGCTGGGCGTCGATGGCATCACGGTGTCGCCGGGCTATGCCTATGAGCGCGCGCCGGACCAGCAGCACTTCCTGAACCGCGGCAAGACCCGGCAGCTGTTCCGCGACATCCTCAGCCGCGGCCGCGCGGGCAAGAACTGGGCGTTCAGCCAGTCGACGCTGTTCCTGGACTTCCTCGCCGGCAACCAGACCTACCACTGCACCCCGTGGGGCAACCCGGCGCGCACGGTATTCGGCTGGCAGCGCCCGTGCTATCTGGTTGGCGAAGGCTATGCCGCAACCTTCCGCGAGCTGATGGACGAGACCGACTGGGACGCCTACGGCACCGGCAACTACGAGAAATGCGCCGACTGCATGGTGCACAGCGGCTACGAAGCCACCGCCGTCGCCGACACCTTTGCCCATCCGCTCAAGGCGCTCGGCGTCAGCCTGCGCGGCGTGCGCACCAGCGGCCCGATGGCGCCGGACATTGCGCTGGACCGGCAGCGGCCGGCCGAATACGTGTTCTCGCGCCACGTCGAGATCAAGCTCGAGGAAATCCAGCGCAGCCGTCCGTCCGCCAACCGGCCACGGCGGGCCGAGGCGTCGGCCAGCGCCGCCACGCACTGA